A portion of the Salvia hispanica cultivar TCC Black 2014 unplaced genomic scaffold, UniMelb_Shisp_WGS_1.0 HiC_scaffold_786, whole genome shotgun sequence genome contains these proteins:
- the LOC125200055 gene encoding transcription factor PHYTOCHROME INTERACTING FACTOR-LIKE 15-like: MQAIKKRKRAALLHSHKKRKDNKIKKRLWALRSLIPNCTQMDKESVLDEAIVYLKCLQLQLQIMPTYAGLCVPPTPITYPLQLYGLPLAGLTGYRTRLEMPTPQQP, translated from the exons ATGCAAGCAATCAAGAAGAGGAAAAGAGCAGCACTTCTTCATTCACATAAAAAG agaaaagataataaaatcaagaaaagacTCTGGGCACTGCGAAGCCTGATACCTAATTGCACCCAG ATGGATAAAGAATCTGTCCTTGATGAAGCTATTGTGTACCTAAAATGTCTTCAGCTTCAGTTACAG ATTATGCCAACTTATGCTGGATTATGTGTTCCACCAACACCCATCACTTATCCTCTGCAGTTGTATGGTTTACCTCTTGCCGGATTAACTGGATATCGAACCAGACTTGAGATGCCAACACCACAACAACCATGA